The Myxocyprinus asiaticus isolate MX2 ecotype Aquarium Trade chromosome 39, UBuf_Myxa_2, whole genome shotgun sequence genome window below encodes:
- the LOC127429701 gene encoding flotillin-2-like isoform X3 — MGSCLTVGPNEALVVSGACFESDEKIYVVGGWAWAWWLISDTQRITLEIMTLQPKCEDVETAEGVAITVTGVAQVKVMTDHDLLAVACEQFLGKSVMEIKGVVLQTLEGHLRSILGTLTVEQIYQDRDQFAQLVREVAAPDVGRMGIEILSFTIKDVYDKLDYLSALGKTQTAAVQRDADIGVAEAERDAGIREAEMKKEMMDVKFLADTKMADSKRELELQKAAFNQEVDTKKAEAQLAYELQAAKEQQKIRLEEIEIEVVQRKKQITIEEKEIERTEMELIATVKRPAEAEAYKMQQLAEGRKLKKILYAQAEAEKTKKIGEAEASSISSVGKAEAERMRLKAEAYQQYGDAAKTALILEALPKFSSELSSEGRQK; from the exons ATGGGTAGCTGCTTGACTGTTGGACCGAATGAAGCGCTCGTTGTATCAG GTGCCTGTTTTGAGTCTGATGAGAAGATATATGTGGTGGGAGGCTGGGCGTGGGCATGGTGGCTTATATCTGACACTCAAAG AATTACACTCGAGATAATGACATTACAGCCAAAGTGTGAAGATGTGGAGACAGCCGAGGGAGTTGCTATCACAGTTACAGGGGTTGCTCAA GTCAAGGTTATGACTGACCATGACTTGCTGGCTGTTGCCTGTGAGCAGTTTCTGGGAAAGTCTGTCATGGAAATCAAAGGTGTTGTCCTGCAAACCCTGGAGGGACATTTACGTTCAATCTTAG GTACCTTAACTGTGGAGCAAATCTACCAGGACAGAGATCAGTTTGCTCAACTGGTGAGGGAAGTCGCAGCTCCTGATGTGGGTCGAATGGGCATTGAGATCCTGAGCTTCACAATTAAA GATGTGTATGATAAGCTTGACTACCTGAGCGCTCTTGGGAAGACGCAAACGGCGGCTGTCCAAAGGGACGCGGACATCGGGGTGGCCGAGGCAGAAAGAGATGCAGGGATTAGA GAAGCTGAAATGAAGAAAGAAATGATGGACGTCAAGTTCTTGGCAGACACTAAAATGGCCGACTCCAAGCGAGAGTTGGAGCTGCAGAAAGCTGCTTTCAATCAAGAAGTGGACACTAAG AAAGCCGAAGCACAGCTGGCCTATGAACTGCAGGCAGCTAAAGAGCAGCAGAAGATCCGATTGGAGGAGATTGAGATTGAGGTGGTACAGAGGAAAAAGCAGATCACCATTGAGGAGAAAGAAATTGAAAGGACAGAGATGGAGCTGATCGCTACGGTTAAACGCCCTGCTGAGGCTGAGGCCTACAAGATGCAGCAGCTGGCAGAAGGACGGAA GTTGAAGAAAATTCTGTATGCTCAGGCAGAGGCAGAGAAGACCAAGAAGATTGGAGAGGCAGAGGCCAGCTCTATCTCATCTGTGGGAAAAGCCGAGGCAGAGAGAATGAGGCTGAAGGCAGAGGCCTACCAGCAGTACGGAGATGCTGCCAAGACTGCCCTCATCCTAGAAGCACTGCCCAAG ttttccagtgaattGTCCagtgaggggcgccaaaagtga
- the LOC127429701 gene encoding flotillin-2-like isoform X1 produces the protein MGSCLTVGPNEALVVSGACFESDEKIYVVGGWAWAWWLISDTQRITLEIMTLQPKCEDVETAEGVAITVTGVAQVKVMTDHDLLAVACEQFLGKSVMEIKGVVLQTLEGHLRSILGTLTVEQIYQDRDQFAQLVREVAAPDVGRMGIEILSFTIKDVYDKLDYLSALGKTQTAAVQRDADIGVAEAERDAGIREAEMKKEMMDVKFLADTKMADSKRELELQKAAFNQEVDTKKAEAQLAYELQAAKEQQKIRLEEIEIEVVQRKKQITIEEKEIERTEMELIATVKRPAEAEAYKMQQLAEGRKLKKILYAQAEAEKTKKIGEAEASSISSVGKAEAERMRLKAEAYQQYGDAAKTALILEALPKITAKVSAPLAKTNEIVILSEEGSHVTGEVNRLLAELPMSVNALPGVDLSKIPLLQKLTEAQA, from the exons ATGGGTAGCTGCTTGACTGTTGGACCGAATGAAGCGCTCGTTGTATCAG GTGCCTGTTTTGAGTCTGATGAGAAGATATATGTGGTGGGAGGCTGGGCGTGGGCATGGTGGCTTATATCTGACACTCAAAG AATTACACTCGAGATAATGACATTACAGCCAAAGTGTGAAGATGTGGAGACAGCCGAGGGAGTTGCTATCACAGTTACAGGGGTTGCTCAA GTCAAGGTTATGACTGACCATGACTTGCTGGCTGTTGCCTGTGAGCAGTTTCTGGGAAAGTCTGTCATGGAAATCAAAGGTGTTGTCCTGCAAACCCTGGAGGGACATTTACGTTCAATCTTAG GTACCTTAACTGTGGAGCAAATCTACCAGGACAGAGATCAGTTTGCTCAACTGGTGAGGGAAGTCGCAGCTCCTGATGTGGGTCGAATGGGCATTGAGATCCTGAGCTTCACAATTAAA GATGTGTATGATAAGCTTGACTACCTGAGCGCTCTTGGGAAGACGCAAACGGCGGCTGTCCAAAGGGACGCGGACATCGGGGTGGCCGAGGCAGAAAGAGATGCAGGGATTAGA GAAGCTGAAATGAAGAAAGAAATGATGGACGTCAAGTTCTTGGCAGACACTAAAATGGCCGACTCCAAGCGAGAGTTGGAGCTGCAGAAAGCTGCTTTCAATCAAGAAGTGGACACTAAG AAAGCCGAAGCACAGCTGGCCTATGAACTGCAGGCAGCTAAAGAGCAGCAGAAGATCCGATTGGAGGAGATTGAGATTGAGGTGGTACAGAGGAAAAAGCAGATCACCATTGAGGAGAAAGAAATTGAAAGGACAGAGATGGAGCTGATCGCTACGGTTAAACGCCCTGCTGAGGCTGAGGCCTACAAGATGCAGCAGCTGGCAGAAGGACGGAA GTTGAAGAAAATTCTGTATGCTCAGGCAGAGGCAGAGAAGACCAAGAAGATTGGAGAGGCAGAGGCCAGCTCTATCTCATCTGTGGGAAAAGCCGAGGCAGAGAGAATGAGGCTGAAGGCAGAGGCCTACCAGCAGTACGGAGATGCTGCCAAGACTGCCCTCATCCTAGAAGCACTGCCCAAG ATCACTGCCAAGGTGTCAGCTCCTCTGGCCAAGACCAATGAGATTGTTATTCTGAGTGAGGAGGGCAGCCATGTGACTGGGGAAGTGAACCGTCTCCTGGCTGAGCTGCCCATGTCTGTTAATGCACTTCCAGGTGTTGACCTGTCCAAG
- the fam222bb gene encoding protein FAM222B isoform X2, giving the protein MLACLPVSDPSLELLSHTQMNTGLQKWDTTQRMRSAHYPSPAELDAYAKKVANNPLTIKIFPNSVKVPQRKHIRRTVNGLDTSSQRYSPYPPQVNTRTGLLAIVKVPVKGILKDIEGGRARFLPKLIMNPHTGLYANPSTLNVPHTVPHLQTLSQLQPPLGQKSLTHSQVLQAHSQSLQQQKASLQPQQSLAHQEAIRQSQAHQQPVPHHALNHQQTLMQQLPGQQGLRHLSDMAQTVNLQHSQGFPQSQPVPQASCAGPSAPGGLQMPRKLPDADAPPNVTVSTSTIPLSMAASLHQNRPSDLNRIVNQINQFCQARAGMGSTSVCEGQIANPSPISRNQLISASSRVCTHNPVMGPLPSCILGNSDKAGPTPSLPLPNITAMNRMPVYHSDMKQQQSQPQLPQQQRHQGPWGGQHQLAHLQHLPEGAHQGKNLPREALVGPSGFLTKGMSYPQEVCMGHPFNLKPPTDKPTPSPPVNGMPGGMSYSNSHYMQPPWNSILPTPNSDSSGSQDLVGPFHGCLSGASIDCTPGVQYRTGAATSSQTNLMQTMEYMGGDFQTACFRAQNTGTMAKMRRVADSDQVLLRTVE; this is encoded by the exons ATGCTGGCCTGTCTGCCGGTATCAGACCCCTCCCTCGAGCTTCTCTCTCACACGCAGATGAACACTGGACTTCAGAAAT GGGACACTACACAGAGGATGAGATCAGCACACTATCCTTCCCCAGCGGAATTGGATGCCTATGCTAAGAAAGTTGCCAATAACCCACTGACTATAAAAATCTTCCCCAATAGCGTGAAAGTACCTCAGAGGAAGCATATCCGCCGCACCGTGAACGGTCTCGACACTTCCAGCCAGCGCTACAGCCCCTACCCGCCTCAGGTCAACACCCGAACGGGCCTTTTGGCCATCGTCAAAGTCCCCGTCAAAGGGATTCTCAAGGACATTGAGGGCGGCCGAGCCCGATTTCTCCCCAAGCTCATCATGAACCCGCACACTGGGCTTTACGCCAATCCCAGCACTTTAAACGTTCCTCACACTGTTCCACACCTTCAGACTCTGTCTCAGTTGCAGCCTCCTTTAGGCCAGAAGAGTCTCACTCACTCTCAGGTCTTGCAGGCCCACTCTCAATCCCTGCAGCAGCAGAAGGCCAGTTTACAACCGCAGCAGAGCCTGGCCCATCAGGAGGCTATTCGTCAGAGCCAGGCTCACCAACAGCCAGTACCGCACCATGCTCTAAACCACCAACAGACTCTCATGCAGCAGTTGCCCGGTCAGCAGGGACTCCGGCATCTGTCTGATATGGCGCAGACGGTAAACCTGCAGCATTCCCAGGGTTTCCCTCAATCCCAACCGGTGCCACAGGCCAGTTGTGCTGGCCCATCAGCCCCCGGGGGCTTACAGATGCCACGCAAGCTGCCCGATGCTGATGCCCCTCCCAATGTGACTGTGTCTACCTCAACCATCCCGCTGTCCATGGCTGCCAGCCTGCACCAGAACCGGCCCAGCGATTTGAACCGCATCGTCAATCAGATCAACCAGTTCTGCCAGGCACGGGCTGGCATGGGCTCTACCTCTGTGTGTGAAGGACAGATAGCCAACCCCAGCCCCATTAGCCGCAACCAGCTCATTAGCGCGAGCTCCCGGGTGTGCACCCACAACCCTGTCATGGGCCCTCTGCCTTCTTGCATCCTTGGTAACTCGGACAAAGCTGGTCCCACCCCATCCCTACCACTGCCCAACATTACTGCTATGAATAGGATGCCTGTTTACCATAGTGACATGAAGCAGCAGCAGTCTCAGCCACAGTTACCACAGCAACAGCGTCATCAGGGTCCTTGGGGTGGCCAGCACCAGCTGGCACACCTTCAGCACCTTCCCGAGGGAGCTCACCAGGGCAAGAACCTGCCCAGAGAAGCCCTGGTGGGGCCTAGTGGGTTCCTGACGAAGGGCATGAGCTACCCACAAGAAGTGTGCATGGGTCATCCCTTCAACTTGAAGCCCCCTACAGACAAACCGACGCCTTCTCCTCCAGTCAATGGGATGCCAGGTGGCATGAGTTACAGCAACAGCCACTACATGCAGCCTCCTTGGAACAGCATCTTACCAACaccaaacagtgacagctcaggGTCCCAAGACCTTGTGGGGCCGTTCCATGGGTGCCTCTCAGGAGCCTCCATAGACTGTACCCCCGGAGTACAGTACAGGACCGGGGCGGCCACCTCCAGCCAGACAAACCTGATGCAGACCATGGAGTACATGGGTGGCGACTTCCAGACGGCTTGTTTCAGAGCGCAGAATACTGGCACAATGGCAAAAATGCGCAGGGTCGCAGATTCAG
- the LOC127429701 gene encoding flotillin-2-like isoform X2, which yields MTLQPKCEDVETAEGVAITVTGVAQVKVMTDHDLLAVACEQFLGKSVMEIKGVVLQTLEGHLRSILGTLTVEQIYQDRDQFAQLVREVAAPDVGRMGIEILSFTIKDVYDKLDYLSALGKTQTAAVQRDADIGVAEAERDAGIREAEMKKEMMDVKFLADTKMADSKRELELQKAAFNQEVDTKKAEAQLAYELQAAKEQQKIRLEEIEIEVVQRKKQITIEEKEIERTEMELIATVKRPAEAEAYKMQQLAEGRKLKKILYAQAEAEKTKKIGEAEASSISSVGKAEAERMRLKAEAYQQYGDAAKTALILEALPKITAKVSAPLAKTNEIVILSEEGSHVTGEVNRLLAELPMSVNALPGVDLSKIPLLQKLTEAQA from the exons ATGACATTACAGCCAAAGTGTGAAGATGTGGAGACAGCCGAGGGAGTTGCTATCACAGTTACAGGGGTTGCTCAA GTCAAGGTTATGACTGACCATGACTTGCTGGCTGTTGCCTGTGAGCAGTTTCTGGGAAAGTCTGTCATGGAAATCAAAGGTGTTGTCCTGCAAACCCTGGAGGGACATTTACGTTCAATCTTAG GTACCTTAACTGTGGAGCAAATCTACCAGGACAGAGATCAGTTTGCTCAACTGGTGAGGGAAGTCGCAGCTCCTGATGTGGGTCGAATGGGCATTGAGATCCTGAGCTTCACAATTAAA GATGTGTATGATAAGCTTGACTACCTGAGCGCTCTTGGGAAGACGCAAACGGCGGCTGTCCAAAGGGACGCGGACATCGGGGTGGCCGAGGCAGAAAGAGATGCAGGGATTAGA GAAGCTGAAATGAAGAAAGAAATGATGGACGTCAAGTTCTTGGCAGACACTAAAATGGCCGACTCCAAGCGAGAGTTGGAGCTGCAGAAAGCTGCTTTCAATCAAGAAGTGGACACTAAG AAAGCCGAAGCACAGCTGGCCTATGAACTGCAGGCAGCTAAAGAGCAGCAGAAGATCCGATTGGAGGAGATTGAGATTGAGGTGGTACAGAGGAAAAAGCAGATCACCATTGAGGAGAAAGAAATTGAAAGGACAGAGATGGAGCTGATCGCTACGGTTAAACGCCCTGCTGAGGCTGAGGCCTACAAGATGCAGCAGCTGGCAGAAGGACGGAA GTTGAAGAAAATTCTGTATGCTCAGGCAGAGGCAGAGAAGACCAAGAAGATTGGAGAGGCAGAGGCCAGCTCTATCTCATCTGTGGGAAAAGCCGAGGCAGAGAGAATGAGGCTGAAGGCAGAGGCCTACCAGCAGTACGGAGATGCTGCCAAGACTGCCCTCATCCTAGAAGCACTGCCCAAG ATCACTGCCAAGGTGTCAGCTCCTCTGGCCAAGACCAATGAGATTGTTATTCTGAGTGAGGAGGGCAGCCATGTGACTGGGGAAGTGAACCGTCTCCTGGCTGAGCTGCCCATGTCTGTTAATGCACTTCCAGGTGTTGACCTGTCCAAG
- the fam222bb gene encoding protein FAM222B isoform X1, whose translation MLACLPVSDPSLELLSHTQMNTGLQKWDTTQRMRSAHYPSPAELDAYAKKVANNPLTIKIFPNSVKVPQRKHIRRTVNGLDTSSQRYSPYPPQVNTRTGLLAIVKVPVKGILKDIEGGRARFLPKLIMNPHTGLYANPSTLNVPHTVPHLQTLSQLQPPLGQKSLTHSQVLQAHSQSLQQQKASLQPQQSLAHQEAIRQSQAHQQPVPHHALNHQQTLMQQLPGQQGLRHLSDMAQTVNLQHSQGFPQSQPVPQASCAGPSAPGGLQMPRKLPDADAPPNVTVSTSTIPLSMAASLHQNRPSDLNRIVNQINQFCQARAGMGSTSVCEGQIANPSPISRNQLISASSRVCTHNPVMGPLPSCILGNSDKAGPTPSLPLPNITAMNRMPVYHSDMKQQQSQPQLPQQQRHQGPWGGQHQLAHLQHLPEGAHQGKNLPREALVGPSGFLTKGMSYPQEVCMGHPFNLKPPTDKPTPSPPVNGMPGGMSYSNSHYMQPPWNSILPTPNSDSSGSQDLVGPFHGCLSGASIDCTPGVQYRTGAATSSQTNLMQTMEYMGGDFQTACFRAQNTGTMAKMRRVADSGDSRNVHIHHPGYR comes from the exons ATGCTGGCCTGTCTGCCGGTATCAGACCCCTCCCTCGAGCTTCTCTCTCACACGCAGATGAACACTGGACTTCAGAAAT GGGACACTACACAGAGGATGAGATCAGCACACTATCCTTCCCCAGCGGAATTGGATGCCTATGCTAAGAAAGTTGCCAATAACCCACTGACTATAAAAATCTTCCCCAATAGCGTGAAAGTACCTCAGAGGAAGCATATCCGCCGCACCGTGAACGGTCTCGACACTTCCAGCCAGCGCTACAGCCCCTACCCGCCTCAGGTCAACACCCGAACGGGCCTTTTGGCCATCGTCAAAGTCCCCGTCAAAGGGATTCTCAAGGACATTGAGGGCGGCCGAGCCCGATTTCTCCCCAAGCTCATCATGAACCCGCACACTGGGCTTTACGCCAATCCCAGCACTTTAAACGTTCCTCACACTGTTCCACACCTTCAGACTCTGTCTCAGTTGCAGCCTCCTTTAGGCCAGAAGAGTCTCACTCACTCTCAGGTCTTGCAGGCCCACTCTCAATCCCTGCAGCAGCAGAAGGCCAGTTTACAACCGCAGCAGAGCCTGGCCCATCAGGAGGCTATTCGTCAGAGCCAGGCTCACCAACAGCCAGTACCGCACCATGCTCTAAACCACCAACAGACTCTCATGCAGCAGTTGCCCGGTCAGCAGGGACTCCGGCATCTGTCTGATATGGCGCAGACGGTAAACCTGCAGCATTCCCAGGGTTTCCCTCAATCCCAACCGGTGCCACAGGCCAGTTGTGCTGGCCCATCAGCCCCCGGGGGCTTACAGATGCCACGCAAGCTGCCCGATGCTGATGCCCCTCCCAATGTGACTGTGTCTACCTCAACCATCCCGCTGTCCATGGCTGCCAGCCTGCACCAGAACCGGCCCAGCGATTTGAACCGCATCGTCAATCAGATCAACCAGTTCTGCCAGGCACGGGCTGGCATGGGCTCTACCTCTGTGTGTGAAGGACAGATAGCCAACCCCAGCCCCATTAGCCGCAACCAGCTCATTAGCGCGAGCTCCCGGGTGTGCACCCACAACCCTGTCATGGGCCCTCTGCCTTCTTGCATCCTTGGTAACTCGGACAAAGCTGGTCCCACCCCATCCCTACCACTGCCCAACATTACTGCTATGAATAGGATGCCTGTTTACCATAGTGACATGAAGCAGCAGCAGTCTCAGCCACAGTTACCACAGCAACAGCGTCATCAGGGTCCTTGGGGTGGCCAGCACCAGCTGGCACACCTTCAGCACCTTCCCGAGGGAGCTCACCAGGGCAAGAACCTGCCCAGAGAAGCCCTGGTGGGGCCTAGTGGGTTCCTGACGAAGGGCATGAGCTACCCACAAGAAGTGTGCATGGGTCATCCCTTCAACTTGAAGCCCCCTACAGACAAACCGACGCCTTCTCCTCCAGTCAATGGGATGCCAGGTGGCATGAGTTACAGCAACAGCCACTACATGCAGCCTCCTTGGAACAGCATCTTACCAACaccaaacagtgacagctcaggGTCCCAAGACCTTGTGGGGCCGTTCCATGGGTGCCTCTCAGGAGCCTCCATAGACTGTACCCCCGGAGTACAGTACAGGACCGGGGCGGCCACCTCCAGCCAGACAAACCTGATGCAGACCATGGAGTACATGGGTGGCGACTTCCAGACGGCTTGTTTCAGAGCGCAGAATACTGGCACAATGGCAAAAATGCGCAGGGTCGCAGATTCAGGTGATAGTAGAAATGTGCACATTCACCACCCAGGGTACAGATGA
- the LOC127429701 gene encoding flotillin-2-like isoform X4 has translation MTDHDLLAVACEQFLGKSVMEIKGVVLQTLEGHLRSILGTLTVEQIYQDRDQFAQLVREVAAPDVGRMGIEILSFTIKDVYDKLDYLSALGKTQTAAVQRDADIGVAEAERDAGIREAEMKKEMMDVKFLADTKMADSKRELELQKAAFNQEVDTKKAEAQLAYELQAAKEQQKIRLEEIEIEVVQRKKQITIEEKEIERTEMELIATVKRPAEAEAYKMQQLAEGRKLKKILYAQAEAEKTKKIGEAEASSISSVGKAEAERMRLKAEAYQQYGDAAKTALILEALPKITAKVSAPLAKTNEIVILSEEGSHVTGEVNRLLAELPMSVNALPGVDLSKIPLLQKLTEAQA, from the exons ATGACTGACCATGACTTGCTGGCTGTTGCCTGTGAGCAGTTTCTGGGAAAGTCTGTCATGGAAATCAAAGGTGTTGTCCTGCAAACCCTGGAGGGACATTTACGTTCAATCTTAG GTACCTTAACTGTGGAGCAAATCTACCAGGACAGAGATCAGTTTGCTCAACTGGTGAGGGAAGTCGCAGCTCCTGATGTGGGTCGAATGGGCATTGAGATCCTGAGCTTCACAATTAAA GATGTGTATGATAAGCTTGACTACCTGAGCGCTCTTGGGAAGACGCAAACGGCGGCTGTCCAAAGGGACGCGGACATCGGGGTGGCCGAGGCAGAAAGAGATGCAGGGATTAGA GAAGCTGAAATGAAGAAAGAAATGATGGACGTCAAGTTCTTGGCAGACACTAAAATGGCCGACTCCAAGCGAGAGTTGGAGCTGCAGAAAGCTGCTTTCAATCAAGAAGTGGACACTAAG AAAGCCGAAGCACAGCTGGCCTATGAACTGCAGGCAGCTAAAGAGCAGCAGAAGATCCGATTGGAGGAGATTGAGATTGAGGTGGTACAGAGGAAAAAGCAGATCACCATTGAGGAGAAAGAAATTGAAAGGACAGAGATGGAGCTGATCGCTACGGTTAAACGCCCTGCTGAGGCTGAGGCCTACAAGATGCAGCAGCTGGCAGAAGGACGGAA GTTGAAGAAAATTCTGTATGCTCAGGCAGAGGCAGAGAAGACCAAGAAGATTGGAGAGGCAGAGGCCAGCTCTATCTCATCTGTGGGAAAAGCCGAGGCAGAGAGAATGAGGCTGAAGGCAGAGGCCTACCAGCAGTACGGAGATGCTGCCAAGACTGCCCTCATCCTAGAAGCACTGCCCAAG ATCACTGCCAAGGTGTCAGCTCCTCTGGCCAAGACCAATGAGATTGTTATTCTGAGTGAGGAGGGCAGCCATGTGACTGGGGAAGTGAACCGTCTCCTGGCTGAGCTGCCCATGTCTGTTAATGCACTTCCAGGTGTTGACCTGTCCAAG